DNA from Lycium ferocissimum isolate CSIRO_LF1 unplaced genomic scaffold, AGI_CSIRO_Lferr_CH_V1 ctg18633, whole genome shotgun sequence:
CTGGTCACGTGTACGCAGCCCGAGAGCAAATGTACATACAGTCTAAATCTTTTAGTATTTACCTCAATCTCTTAGCATTCAGATCACCTCTCTAGAAGCAGCAATCGAAGCCATAGCCTGTGTAACACGTACATTAACCTTGTAAGCCACCAATCAAACTTTTTTTACTAACTGAGCTAAAAATTTGAAGACTATATCAGGGGATAATCATCATTCTATAGTAGAAGAACGAAAGAGCAACAAACCGATTAGACACGATTAGAATCGAGCTGGCGATCCTCAACGCGATCGGTAAGCTTGTCTAAAGCTTTGTTTTGTTGCTGTAAGTCCTTTGAATCAACCATTATCTCCGCTCCAGCTTCTTCTGCTCCCTCCATTGCTTCTACCTCTTctactctctctctttctttgagTTTCGGTGAATCAAGACTCCGGCTATAGAGGTTCGATAGTGTTTCGAGCTTAAACCCTAAAGGCTAAACGATAACAAAACCGAACCGGACTCCGATTCAACTACTAACCGTCAGGTTTAATAGGTCGATCTTCTTACCTGGGCCTTAATTAAATATTTGTGGGCCATTAAGCCCATTAAACTAGCGTACTACTTACTACAAATATCTTCCGCTCAAAATGTTTCACAGTTGCGAAAAATTAAACTCCAAATTTGAAAACCGCTCTGGAGAGAGATGGAAGGAAATTCAAATTCCCCCAGGAAAACTCTGCGCGCTCATCTGATCCTGCAACGAAGAGACTCATCAAGGATCCCGAGATGAAGAATCGGAAGGTAATTTTCAACTTAATCAATCCTTAAATCTCcattttgtttcttcttcttcctcctgcATAATTTCCTTCTCTGGACTGAAGGTTACGGAGAAGAGACAGAGCAAGACGTTCTCCGACGCGTCAGTGGAAAGCGCGAAGGATCCGCCGGTGGATTCCTCCGATCTCTCAGATTTCAGCGCGATCTCCGATTCCGAAGCCGAGGTACGCTTCTCCGTCGCGAAGTTCTCTGCTCTGTTGCTTTTGCAGATTCTAGCATCCGTTCGGATTAGATATTTACTGTTTGCGATTGAATCGATTTTGATGTGTGTTTGCTTAGTAACGGATAAGAACAATTTCGAGAAGCGATTGATGATTTGAATTTACGTTTGGTTTATTATCTCAGAGTTTTGTGCAAGGATCGTCGAGCCTAGACCTGTTGTTATCAACGCCAGAGGTTTCTCTTCTGACTGATGAATCTCCAGTTTCGACGGTTACTAATAAGGATTTTCTACATCGACCGATCGGATTCAGTCGATCGTCGACTTGCCTGCTTCTGTGGAGTACTTGCGCGCGGAGATCCAGTGATCTGAAGAAGTTCATCTGTTCCAGTTGAGAAATCTGAAAAAGCAACTGGATCGATGGCGCTCTTACTCGCAAATCACCGCATTGTGCTGTTGATTTGTATCCTTTGGGCTGTCTTAGCTGCGATTGTGGTCTCCGTCAGGTCAGGGGAGAAGATTGCTTACTATGGACCACTTCCAACTTGAAGGATTCAATTCAAACCACTTCACATGGATGTAAGGTGACTCACTTTAGATTTGCTACCTTTATTAAGCTGATGATTGCTTCCTTTTCATAGCATGGTAAACAACACCAGTACCAATGTGTTGCATAGGATTGAGGTTGGATACTGACTTGCTTTCATAACCTATGCTGTCTGTTTATGATTTATCTTGAGTTGGCTAGTAGTGTCTCTCTAGAGCTTCATCACTATTAACATATTTCGAACAgttctaaatattttaaattattttaagagTATACAGATCTCTTTGAATTAATGAACCATACATTCCTCTAGCAAGTAGTACATATATCTCAGTGCAGTCTTATTTGTAGAATTCCAACTGCCTAGAGCTTATGATAGGAAGTTAAGCACATGCTAGGCCCAAACCAAGTGGTCTTACAAGATCCATTGGCTGATGGTACTGAGTCTGAAAGTAGGCCTTATAAGCTGCTGGTTAGTCTCATTCCTAAATCTTAACCAACGAATGATCCGTTACACTTTATTGGCAAAAGTGATATGACATTTGATCTTGTAATCATGGTGACTCGTGTTAGCTAAAAGCATAGTCTTCTCTGCATCACAGATCCCATACATAGGCTTCTGTAGCATTTATGTCTCTTGGTCCTAATCTACTCTGAGGCGTCCTTGCCTCTGTTTCATATACTTGGGCTGCCTTGTTTTCTGTTGCTTCTCAAACTTTATAGGTTTTAGATCTTACCAAGACATGTGCTAGACTCTGTTCCATTATTATGCAAGTTGTTCCTTACTTCTTAAGTATATTAGGCCAGACAAATTCAATGCAAAGTCCAGCCTGTGAAGCTTTTTGGGTAAttacttgatttgatatattttcattaatGTTTAGGATTAGCTCTTGGTGGTATTAGACTATTAGGGGTTCCTTCTCCATTATATATGATGATACAATGTATTAAAATTTGAAACTATTAATGTATTTAGATGAATGACAGAATAATCCAGACTGTGTTGGGTTTTTCTACTGGAGACTATAGTAGTAGGCCACTAAACACCAGAAAAACAAAAACTACTATGTGACATGTGTTAAAGAAAAGAAGCTCTTGTTGTTTTACTTTTGAAGTAAAGTTTCTGTGTAATTAAAGGAAAATCCAGGCTTAGTGATTTGAATTAGTGGACACACCAATTATTGAGGATGCATTACTCTCTCTCTTTTGTCAATAAACATCGGTCCTATCCTTGTGACTTGACATTGATTAGATCATGAatgaccatttttgtcattatAACCGAGGGTTAGTGTCATTTCCCCCTTATTTTTCGTAGCATTTGATAGTCCATTCGTCTGAATATTCTTGTAGGAGAAACTGAGTCTTTGTTTTGACATTCGAGTTCCcattagtaaatatatttgttttgaaaattcAGCTTCCCAATTCACAAAATGAATTTGTCATTTGTTCTCATGTACCTGTCACGTTTGCTCAGCGTTGTTGGTTATACCTATGATAACAAATTAATAGTTAGGCTTCAAAATGCTTATAATCTAATCTAACAATAATTATATTTGTGATCTCTAAACAGGACTTGGCTACTATCACACCACACTGAGAAACAAGGGACCAAAACTCAACTACTTATCTAGAGTTAAGCTAGTATTTTTCGTATTTTTCTAATGAATTGTTTAGTTGATATTAAAATTACTAAAAACATATAATTACTGATTTACTATTGGAAATTATCCTTTCATCGATTATCCATCTTATATTAGTTACATTACATCCCATATATGATGCATATAACCATAGATCATAGACTCATAGGGGTGTTCCTTTTTCAAATGTACTTTTCTACATAGGGATAAGAGCCACGTTTAATGGTTAGCCTCTTAATCCGTTCAATGTCGTTTGATTAGAATATTGCCATCACAATGAAATAGAGCTCATGAGAATTATATACGAACCGCTGAAGTTAAATAGTGCTTGTTTTTACTAAACGAGACTGGTCATGAGCCGATGAAATagatcataaatatataaatttggcTGATTCTA
Protein-coding regions in this window:
- the LOC132042865 gene encoding LOW QUALITY PROTEIN: protein SINE3 (The sequence of the model RefSeq protein was modified relative to this genomic sequence to represent the inferred CDS: inserted 1 base in 1 codon; deleted 2 bases in 2 codons; substituted 2 bases at 2 genomic stop codons); translation: MFHNGRKFKFPQENSARSSDPATKRLIKDPEMKNRKVTEKRQSKTFSDASVESAKDPPVDSSDLSDFSAISDSEAESFVQGSSSLDLLLSTPEVSLLTDESPVSTVTNKDXSTSTDRIQSIVDLPASVEYLRAEISDLKKFICSSXEIXKSNWIDGALTRKHRIVLLICILWAVLAAIVVSVRSGEKIAYYGPLPT